A region from the Pelagovum pacificum genome encodes:
- a CDS encoding saccharopine dehydrogenase, producing MTHIWLRAEARATERRTPLLPDGAAQLIRDGARITVERSTTRVISDAAYSDAGCDLADTGSWPDAPRDAIILGLKELPDSDAPLTHRHIFFAHAYKGQPGAIPVLTRFADGGGTLLDLEYLVDGTGRRVAAFGYWAGYVGAAVSLLVYAAQKRGTSLDALNPWADSATMREDVAGALGSDMPAALIIGAKGRVGMGAADLFGALNISPTRWDMEETRSGGPFPEVARHEILVNAVLAMPGVPVFAGPDILATDRALRVIGDVACDPGTPYNPIPLYGDVTSWDAPALRVHGEPPLDIMAIDNLPSLLPREASEEFATALLPHLAALGTDDGGVWARAEETFRAHLSENGLTTSG from the coding sequence ATGACCCATATCTGGCTCCGGGCCGAGGCCCGCGCGACCGAACGCCGGACACCGCTCCTCCCCGACGGGGCGGCTCAGTTGATCCGCGACGGCGCGCGCATCACGGTCGAGCGCAGCACGACCCGCGTGATCTCCGATGCCGCCTATTCGGACGCGGGCTGCGATCTCGCGGATACCGGAAGCTGGCCAGACGCGCCGCGTGACGCCATCATCCTCGGCCTGAAGGAACTGCCCGACAGCGATGCACCCCTGACGCACCGCCACATCTTCTTTGCCCACGCCTACAAGGGTCAGCCGGGGGCGATTCCCGTGCTCACCCGCTTCGCGGACGGCGGCGGCACGCTTCTGGACCTCGAATATCTGGTCGATGGGACTGGCCGTCGCGTCGCGGCCTTCGGCTATTGGGCGGGGTATGTCGGGGCTGCGGTCAGCCTGCTGGTCTACGCAGCGCAGAAGCGCGGCACTTCACTCGACGCGCTCAACCCGTGGGCGGACTCCGCCACCATGCGCGAGGACGTCGCCGGGGCGCTCGGCAGCGACATGCCCGCCGCCCTCATCATCGGCGCGAAGGGCCGCGTCGGTATGGGCGCTGCGGACCTGTTCGGGGCCCTGAACATCAGCCCGACCCGCTGGGACATGGAAGAGACCCGCTCCGGCGGCCCCTTCCCCGAGGTCGCCCGTCACGAGATACTGGTGAACGCCGTGCTCGCAATGCCGGGCGTCCCGGTCTTCGCGGGGCCGGACATCCTCGCCACCGACCGCGCTCTGCGGGTGATCGGCGACGTCGCCTGCGACCCGGGCACACCCTACAACCCGATCCCGCTCTACGGTGACGTGACAAGCTGGGACGCCCCGGCGCTCCGCGTGCACGGGGAGCCGCCGCTCGACATCATGGCGATCGACAACCTGCCCTCGCTCCTGCCCCGCGAAGCGTCGGAGGAGTTCGCCACGGCCCTGCTGCCCCACCTCGCCGCGCTCGGCACGGACGATGGCGGGGTCTGGGCCCGCGCGGAAGAGACCTTCCGCGCACACCTGTCGGAAAACGGACTTACGACTTCCGGCTGA
- a CDS encoding histidine phosphatase family protein has translation MGSIILVRHGQANSSATDEAGYDRLSDLGRQQAMWLGEWMREQDMTFDRVLSGTLLRHRATAEAMGFPDAEADARLNEMDYLNLSRALQETLGVPAPGPDEFAAHIPQVLEAWNAAAIMGNETFESFEARVTSVIMEAAEPGVNVLCVTSGGVIGMAIRHLLGLDLARTAQMLLPIWNSSIHRMHVRPEATILAGFNAIPHLERADRVDARTHY, from the coding sequence ATGGGCAGCATCATCCTCGTCCGGCACGGACAGGCCAATTCCTCCGCCACCGATGAAGCGGGGTACGACCGGCTCTCCGACCTGGGCCGCCAGCAGGCGATGTGGCTCGGCGAGTGGATGCGCGAGCAGGACATGACCTTCGACCGCGTCCTCAGCGGCACGCTCTTGCGCCACCGCGCCACGGCCGAGGCGATGGGCTTCCCCGACGCGGAGGCCGACGCCCGCCTGAACGAGATGGATTACCTGAACCTCAGCCGCGCGCTGCAGGAGACGCTCGGCGTGCCCGCACCCGGGCCTGACGAGTTCGCCGCCCACATCCCGCAGGTGCTCGAGGCGTGGAACGCGGCTGCCATCATGGGCAACGAGACCTTCGAGAGCTTCGAGGCCCGCGTCACCTCAGTCATCATGGAAGCGGCGGAGCCAGGCGTGAACGTCCTTTGCGTCACGTCCGGCGGCGTGATCGGCATGGCGATCCGCCACCTGCTCGGCCTCGACCTCGCCCGGACGGCGCAGATGTTGCTGCCGATCTGGAACAGCTCGATCCACCGGATGCATGTCCGCCCCGAGGCGACGATCCTGGCCGGCTTCAACGCGATCCCGCATCTCGAACGCGCCGATCGCGTCGACGCCCGCACCCATTACTGA
- the fdhF gene encoding formate dehydrogenase subunit alpha yields MTDSIRFTLDGREVEAAPGETIWQVAKREGTTIPHLCHKDAPGYRSDGNCRACMVAIDGERNLVASCIREPSADMKVTTGEPREVQARKLVMELLMADQPERDAAHDRSSHMWEMAEAQGVEQSRFPSMDADHVPLLDDSHVAMRVNLDACIQCGLCVRACREVQVNDVIGMAGRGHEAFPVFDMDDPMGASTCVACGECVQACPTGALMPSSVLDERQIGDSADYDREVDSVCPFCGVGCQVSLKVKDDRIVYVDGIDGPANEGRLCVKGRFGFDYIHHPHRLTRPMIRREDAPAKGLNVDPANPWTHFREATWDEALEFAAAGLSSLKAERGGKAVAGFGSAKCTNEEAYLFQKLIRQGFGHNNVDHCTRLCHASSVAALMENVGSAAVTATFNQIEKADVAIVIGANPVENHPVAATYFKQFTKRGGKLIVMDPRGVGLRRFSSHMLQFRPGADVALLNSIMHVIAEEGLYDQQYIDGYTENWEAEKAHLAGFRPEDMESLTGIDADTIRDVARTFAGAEKGMIFWGMGISQHIHGTDNSRCLISLALMCGHVGREGTGLHPLRGQNNVQGASDAGLIPMFLPDYQSVTDDGVRSAFSEIWHSGDFSAEKGLTVTEIMDAVHDGQIAGMYVLGENPAMSDPDVDHARDALAKLDHLIVQDIFLTETANYADVILPASAFAEKTGTVTNTNRQVQMGRPAVAPPGEAREDWRITVDLAKRIGLPWDYGHPSEIYEEMARGMRSLDNITWDRLERGAVTYPSLSPDDPGQPIVFGDGFPREGGRAKFTPASVIPPDEVPDTEYPMVLTTGRQLEHWHTGSMTRRSRVLDAVEPEANCSLHPSTLRKLGVAPGDMVRLSTRRGSIEIMAREDRAVSPDMVFLPFAYVEAAANLLTNPAIDPYGKIPEFKFSAVKVEAVGNSVAAE; encoded by the coding sequence ATGACCGACAGTATCCGATTCACCCTCGACGGCCGCGAGGTCGAGGCCGCGCCGGGGGAGACCATCTGGCAGGTCGCGAAGCGGGAAGGCACGACCATTCCGCACCTCTGCCACAAGGATGCGCCGGGCTATCGCTCGGACGGCAACTGCCGCGCCTGCATGGTCGCGATCGACGGGGAACGGAACCTCGTCGCGTCCTGCATCCGCGAGCCGTCCGCCGACATGAAGGTCACCACCGGAGAGCCGCGTGAGGTGCAGGCTCGCAAGCTGGTGATGGAATTGCTGATGGCCGACCAGCCAGAGCGGGACGCGGCGCACGACCGGTCCTCGCACATGTGGGAGATGGCCGAAGCGCAGGGCGTGGAACAGAGCCGTTTCCCGTCGATGGATGCCGACCACGTGCCGCTTCTCGACGACAGCCACGTCGCGATGCGTGTGAACCTCGATGCCTGCATCCAGTGCGGGCTTTGCGTCCGCGCCTGCCGCGAGGTGCAGGTCAACGACGTGATCGGCATGGCGGGCCGGGGGCACGAGGCCTTCCCGGTGTTCGACATGGACGACCCGATGGGCGCATCGACCTGCGTGGCCTGCGGCGAGTGCGTGCAGGCCTGTCCGACCGGCGCACTGATGCCGTCGAGCGTGCTGGACGAGCGCCAGATCGGTGACAGCGCCGACTATGATCGCGAGGTCGACAGCGTCTGCCCGTTCTGCGGCGTCGGCTGCCAGGTGTCGCTGAAGGTGAAGGACGACCGGATCGTCTATGTCGACGGCATCGACGGCCCCGCCAACGAAGGGCGGCTCTGCGTGAAGGGGCGCTTCGGCTTCGATTACATCCACCACCCGCACCGCCTGACCCGGCCGATGATCCGGCGCGAGGATGCGCCCGCGAAGGGGCTGAACGTCGATCCGGCAAACCCCTGGACCCACTTCCGCGAGGCGACGTGGGACGAGGCGCTGGAGTTCGCTGCTGCCGGGCTGTCGTCGCTGAAGGCGGAGCGTGGCGGCAAGGCGGTGGCCGGGTTCGGCTCTGCCAAATGCACGAATGAAGAGGCCTATCTCTTCCAGAAGCTGATCCGGCAGGGCTTCGGGCACAACAACGTCGACCATTGCACGCGGCTTTGCCACGCCTCTTCGGTCGCGGCGCTGATGGAGAATGTCGGCTCCGCCGCCGTGACAGCGACGTTCAACCAGATCGAGAAGGCGGACGTCGCCATCGTCATCGGGGCCAACCCGGTGGAGAACCATCCCGTCGCGGCGACCTACTTCAAGCAGTTCACCAAGCGCGGCGGCAAGCTCATCGTCATGGATCCGCGCGGCGTCGGGCTGCGGCGCTTCTCGTCGCACATGCTGCAGTTCCGGCCGGGGGCCGACGTGGCGCTGCTGAACTCGATCATGCACGTGATCGCGGAAGAGGGGCTTTACGATCAGCAATATATCGACGGCTACACCGAGAACTGGGAGGCGGAGAAGGCGCACCTCGCCGGGTTCCGCCCCGAGGACATGGAGAGCCTGACCGGGATCGACGCGGATACGATCCGCGACGTGGCCCGGACCTTCGCCGGGGCGGAGAAGGGGATGATCTTCTGGGGCATGGGGATCAGCCAGCACATCCACGGCACCGACAACTCGCGCTGCCTGATCTCGCTGGCGCTGATGTGCGGGCATGTCGGGCGTGAGGGCACGGGTCTGCACCCGCTGCGCGGGCAGAACAACGTGCAGGGCGCGTCTGACGCCGGGCTGATCCCGATGTTCCTGCCGGACTACCAGTCGGTGACGGACGACGGCGTCCGCTCCGCCTTCTCGGAGATCTGGCACTCGGGCGACTTCTCCGCCGAGAAGGGGCTGACGGTCACCGAGATCATGGATGCCGTGCACGACGGGCAGATCGCGGGGATGTATGTCCTCGGCGAGAACCCGGCGATGTCGGACCCGGATGTCGACCATGCGCGCGACGCGCTCGCGAAGCTCGACCACCTCATCGTGCAGGACATCTTCCTGACCGAGACGGCGAACTATGCCGACGTGATCCTGCCCGCCTCGGCCTTCGCCGAGAAGACTGGGACCGTCACCAACACCAACCGGCAGGTCCAGATGGGTCGGCCCGCCGTCGCGCCGCCCGGCGAAGCCCGTGAGGACTGGCGGATCACAGTCGATCTCGCGAAGCGTATCGGACTGCCGTGGGACTACGGACACCCGTCCGAAATCTACGAGGAGATGGCGCGCGGGATGCGCTCGCTCGACAATATCACCTGGGACCGGCTGGAGCGTGGGGCGGTCACCTACCCGTCGCTGTCGCCGGACGATCCCGGACAGCCGATCGTTTTCGGCGATGGCTTCCCGCGCGAGGGCGGACGGGCGAAGTTCACGCCGGCCAGTGTCATTCCACCGGACGAAGTCCCGGACACCGAGTATCCGATGGTGCTTACAACGGGGCGGCAGCTGGAGCATTGGCACACCGGGTCGATGACCCGGCGATCCCGTGTGCTGGACGCAGTGGAGCCTGAAGCGAACTGTTCCCTGCACCCGTCGACCCTGCGCAAGCTGGGCGTTGCGCCGGGGGACATGGTGCGTCTGAGCACGCGGCGCGGTTCGATCGAGATCATGGCGCGGGAAGATCGGGCTGTGTCGCCTGACATGGTGTTCCTGCCGTTCGCCTATGTCGAAGCAGCGGCAAACCTGCTGACGAACCCCGCGATCGACCCGTATGGCAAGATTCCCGAGTTCAAGTTCTCTGCCGTGAAGGTCGAAGCGGTCGGAAACAGCGTCGCGGCCGAGTAG
- a CDS encoding DUF481 domain-containing protein, with amino-acid sequence MRKMTNIVLSASALAIVAGGAMAQDTVFTGANAVEDRNEALNEQIEDDFERDVEPFGNEGRPLGFTGSMSLRAATSNGNTDKTDIGIGANYGFYDGTNGFETQLSYSYGESEGTRTEESLLYDLEYTRDFSPRFYGYAKLQGSIDEFSSFETDTFAGFGAGYRVIDTATTQWSVAAGPGYRFAELSDVASTDFEEAAFSVSSNYMNQISDVVAITNDTDVITSESDTVVYNDLGLNVAMTNTLALRTSLQTEYHSDPLPGLEDTDNTYGVSLVYSFD; translated from the coding sequence ATGCGGAAGATGACCAACATCGTGCTGTCCGCCTCCGCTCTCGCGATTGTCGCGGGCGGTGCGATGGCCCAAGACACTGTTTTCACCGGCGCGAACGCCGTCGAAGACCGTAACGAAGCGCTGAACGAGCAGATCGAAGACGACTTCGAGCGGGACGTCGAGCCGTTCGGCAACGAAGGCCGTCCGCTCGGCTTCACCGGCTCCATGTCGCTGCGCGCTGCCACCTCGAACGGCAACACCGACAAGACCGACATCGGCATCGGCGCCAACTACGGCTTCTACGACGGCACGAACGGCTTCGAGACGCAGCTGTCCTACAGCTACGGTGAATCCGAAGGCACGCGGACCGAAGAGAGCCTGCTGTACGATCTCGAGTACACGCGTGACTTCTCGCCGCGCTTCTACGGCTACGCCAAGCTTCAGGGCTCGATCGACGAGTTCTCCAGCTTCGAGACCGACACGTTCGCCGGCTTCGGTGCGGGCTACCGCGTGATCGACACGGCCACGACCCAGTGGTCCGTCGCTGCCGGTCCCGGCTACCGCTTCGCCGAACTTTCGGACGTTGCCAGCACGGACTTCGAAGAAGCGGCCTTCTCCGTTTCGTCGAACTACATGAACCAGATCTCCGACGTCGTCGCCATCACGAACGACACGGACGTCATCACTTCCGAGTCCGACACGGTCGTCTACAACGACCTCGGCCTCAACGTCGCGATGACGAACACGCTGGCGCTGCGTACGAGCCTTCAGACCGAGTACCACTCCGACCCGCTGCCGGGTCTGGAAGACACCGATAACACCTACGGTGTGTCGCTGGTCTACTCGTTCGACTGA
- a CDS encoding hydantoinase/carbamoylase family amidase: protein MIEPDVDRFLADLRHLRTFGTAGVLKGVSRPAYGRPDIEAREWLAGRMREAGLTPHFDPMGNLFGLGDGPGLLLGSHSDSQPEGGWLDGALGVIAGLEVVRAAREAGITNLSCVSFQDEEGMFGVTTGSSVWAGHLSLEEADKLTDGNGETLADSRARMAHLAGDFLSPDQFTGFLEMHIEQGPVLDTEGGTVAVVSHIVGIRDMRVSLAGQQNHAGTTPMRLRRDAFQGLAEINAKLVERFDGVVTAQTVWTVGRVTLHPNAASIVPGKATVSIQWRDSETARLAEMEQIIRTTVEEVATARGLSFEFGPMLGLDPVDMDRGLRDALEGAAEEVVPGDWRVIPSGALHDSTNVAKHLPVAMLFVPSIGGISHDYAEDTDEADLAAGLRVLARAASRLIG, encoded by the coding sequence ATGATCGAACCCGACGTCGACCGTTTCCTCGCCGATCTTCGCCATCTTAGGACCTTCGGGACCGCTGGCGTGCTGAAAGGCGTGTCGCGGCCCGCCTACGGCCGTCCCGACATCGAGGCGCGCGAGTGGCTGGCCGGGCGGATGCGCGAGGCGGGGCTGACGCCGCACTTCGACCCGATGGGCAACCTGTTCGGGCTCGGCGACGGGCCGGGGCTGCTGCTCGGGTCGCATTCCGACAGCCAGCCGGAGGGCGGGTGGCTCGACGGGGCGCTGGGCGTCATCGCCGGGCTGGAGGTCGTCCGCGCCGCACGGGAGGCGGGGATCACCAACCTGTCCTGCGTGTCCTTCCAGGACGAGGAGGGGATGTTCGGCGTGACCACGGGCAGCTCGGTCTGGGCGGGCCACCTGTCGCTGGAGGAGGCGGACAAGCTGACCGACGGCAATGGCGAGACGCTGGCCGACTCGCGGGCCCGGATGGCGCACCTTGCCGGGGACTTCCTGTCGCCGGACCAATTCACCGGGTTCCTGGAGATGCACATCGAGCAGGGACCGGTGCTCGACACCGAGGGCGGTACGGTCGCCGTCGTCAGCCATATCGTCGGAATCCGGGACATGCGGGTATCGCTCGCCGGGCAGCAGAACCATGCGGGCACCACGCCGATGCGGTTGCGCCGGGATGCGTTCCAGGGACTGGCGGAGATCAATGCCAAGCTGGTCGAGCGGTTCGATGGCGTGGTCACGGCGCAGACGGTCTGGACGGTCGGGCGCGTGACGCTGCACCCGAACGCCGCGTCGATCGTGCCGGGCAAGGCGACCGTCTCGATCCAGTGGCGCGACAGCGAAACAGCACGGCTGGCGGAGATGGAGCAGATCATCCGGACCACGGTGGAAGAGGTCGCCACCGCGCGCGGTTTGTCGTTCGAATTCGGGCCGATGTTGGGGCTTGATCCGGTCGACATGGACCGGGGTCTGCGCGATGCGCTGGAGGGCGCGGCAGAAGAGGTCGTGCCCGGTGATTGGCGGGTGATCCCGTCGGGCGCGCTGCACGATTCGACGAACGTCGCGAAGCACTTGCCCGTTGCGATGCTGTTCGTGCCGTCGATCGGCGGCATCAGCCACGATTATGCCGAGGATACCGACGAGGCCGACCTTGCGGCGGGATTGCGGGTGCTGGCGCGGGCGGCGTCCCGGCTCATCGGCTGA
- a CDS encoding TetR/AcrR family transcriptional regulator — MPRKTLRSPERGAARTRLLEAARDVIRRKGYCATTVDDICREAEVTKGSFFHHFDSKEALGVAAADFWAETTSQFFEAAPYHTPDDPAERVLAYVAFRRSLIEGPIEGFTCLVGTMAQEVHAMSPDIRDACGASIFGHAATLEADFGAALAARGAGDLSAASLARHTQCVIQGAFVLTKAANDPALARESLDHLERYFRLIFDMPQREETPR; from the coding sequence ATGCCACGCAAGACGCTCAGATCGCCCGAACGCGGCGCCGCACGGACCCGCCTGCTGGAAGCGGCGCGGGACGTGATCCGGCGCAAAGGCTATTGCGCCACCACGGTCGACGACATCTGCCGCGAGGCGGAGGTCACCAAGGGCTCCTTCTTCCACCATTTCGACAGCAAGGAAGCGCTGGGTGTCGCTGCGGCGGACTTCTGGGCGGAGACGACTAGCCAGTTCTTCGAGGCCGCGCCCTACCACACGCCGGACGATCCGGCGGAGCGGGTGCTGGCCTATGTCGCGTTTCGACGGTCGCTCATCGAAGGCCCGATCGAGGGGTTCACCTGCCTCGTCGGCACCATGGCGCAGGAAGTGCATGCCATGTCCCCGGACATCCGCGACGCTTGTGGGGCGAGCATCTTCGGCCATGCGGCAACGCTGGAGGCCGACTTCGGCGCGGCCCTGGCGGCGCGGGGTGCCGGGGACCTTTCGGCGGCGAGCCTCGCGCGGCACACGCAATGCGTGATCCAGGGGGCGTTCGTCCTGACCAAGGCGGCGAACGACCCGGCGCTCGCACGGGAGTCGCTCGACCATCTCGAGAGATATTTCCGACTGATCTTCGATATGCCCCAGAGGGAGGAGACCCCGCGATGA
- a CDS encoding GFA family protein yields the protein MTSLSCNCGTVRLEVSGPPILAADCCCTSCRRSAEELTANHGAPEMLDRYGATSYVLVRKDRISFVAGQERMREHRLSPDAKTRRVVAGCCGTPLFLEFAAGHWMSVYSALWPEEARPAPELRTMVSDLPDASVLPDDIPNAKRQSAGFMWRLLSAWAAMGFRNPKMPEVQPIGR from the coding sequence ATGACCAGCCTGTCCTGCAACTGCGGCACTGTCCGGCTCGAGGTGAGCGGCCCGCCCATTCTGGCTGCCGACTGCTGCTGCACCTCGTGCCGCAGGTCGGCGGAGGAGCTGACTGCGAACCATGGTGCGCCGGAGATGCTCGACCGCTACGGCGCGACCTCCTACGTGCTGGTCCGAAAGGACCGGATCAGCTTTGTTGCGGGGCAGGAGCGCATGCGAGAGCATCGGCTGTCGCCCGATGCGAAGACCCGCCGGGTGGTTGCCGGCTGCTGCGGCACACCGCTGTTCCTCGAATTCGCGGCCGGCCATTGGATGAGCGTCTACTCGGCGCTCTGGCCCGAGGAGGCGCGGCCCGCGCCGGAGCTTCGCACGATGGTGTCGGACCTGCCGGACGCATCGGTGCTGCCCGACGACATCCCGAACGCGAAGCGGCAGAGCGCGGGCTTCATGTGGCGGCTGCTGAGCGCCTGGGCCGCGATGGGTTTCCGCAATCCGAAGATGCCGGAGGTTCAACCGATCGGTCGCTGA